The following DNA comes from Macaca thibetana thibetana isolate TM-01 chromosome 14, ASM2454274v1, whole genome shotgun sequence.
AAGAGTGGCACTGGCAAATAGGGATGATCTGAACTGCAACTTTGACATGTACAGATTTTCCTGACAGTTAACTTTACTAAAGGCTTTATACATAAAGATGATAGAAAACAATAGaagatttcaaaatttatgtaGTTTAAGTGACTTACCAGAATTTTTGACTTCGTATCGGTTACTGTGTAATATCCTGTAAGAATAAACTGTTAAGAAGACAAGAGACAAAAGTTAACAGGTGATGTGTTTGACCACCTTGCAATATAATTTCTCTTGGATTCACAAAATATCTGTTTTTGAATCTCCAAGACCATCCAATTTTTCCACCTGAGCATCAGGGAGTAGGGAAGGTAGGCATAGGTAGGGTAGGAAGAAACTCGGCTGAATTCACTCAGCACTGAACAAGCACTCTCTGCCAGGGTCAGCTGGGACAAGCAGGCTCCTCTAAGATCCAGAGGACACCACCCAGATGTTTGGTCCAACTGGGGCTCCAAAAAAAGATTCCTGAGCTCTGGGTCTTGAAGAGAAGAAGAGGAACTGTGCCTGTTCTGAGCAGGTGAAGGGAGATTTTCTCAAGGAAGACCCCTCTAAAGGCTGATACGGGGACTGATACCTAGTGTAGTTATCAGAGTCCCTCATTTCCCATGAGTGTAGAACCTAGTGCCACCTCAGGAAAATGAGAACTCTGTCACTCCATGTGGAGCCCCTTACTTTTTTAATGTTCTGAGGATGGGAACTTTCCCTGTGGGAACTGACTTGGACCTTGGGGACATCTGGGTCTTAGAGTCCAAGGATCTGCAGCTGACTTGCGGAGATCAGAAAGTTACCTTTGATACCTCCCTCCACTTCACTCCCCACATTGGATTGCCAAGTCCTGTCATTTCTACCTCCAAGTCACTCTCAAGGCTTTCCATCTCTAGCTCCATTGCCGCCAAACTAGTTCAGGGAAACTCCTTCCTCATCCCTCATCCACGTGATTGCAGCCTCCTCTCATTGGATTCTCCTAAGTTTACTGTTATAATTGAATTAATTTCTCACTCGAGAAACACAATGATACTTCAACAAGTCTTCAAATGTCTCTatcctctttaaaaattttcagtggATTTCCCATGCTTTCACATTGAAGTTCCATGTTCTTAACATGACTAACGGGTTGGCACAACCTGGTTACACTCTACCTTTATAGCCTCATTTTGTGCCATCACGATAGATTCGTTGGTCTTCTTTTGGTTACTCTTTCCCACATCAAGCCCTTGGCTCATGCTTTATCTTTGCCAGGGATGCTTTTCTCCCACTTTGCCTAGTGAGCAGCTATGCAGAAAGCACTTCCCTGACCTCCGTGGTCAGGTGAGTCCTCTGTTAAACCTTCACATGGCACCTGGAACTCTTCTCTTAGAGTACTTGACACAAATGTAGGAACAAATATTTGGGGTTACTTTTGACTTTTTCATGTCTAGTCTCCCAGTTAGATGACAAACTGTCTAAATCTAAGAACAATTCACCACTTCTCTCAGAGAGGAGCTGTTTTCCAGTATTCTCAGTCTCAGCACCTAGGATGCTATCGAGGACAcggtatgtgctcaataaatatcctTTAAGTGAAAAGTAGAGTTTTCAAAAGCAGCAGGCCAGAACCTCATTTTAACTCACACATGCAGATTACACAGAGTCACACTGGGACAATTCTCTTGTGAAATGAGAAAGTGAGGGGTTGGTCTGTTTGATTTTCTACAGTATGGCATGTAAAGTTTGAAAATCATGTTGAATATTACATTATGTAtattgggaaaatgaaaacactgcTGGTTGTTTCTGAAATGCACATTATAGAAAAGGCATGGAATATTTCTGTTTATCAAAAGAGACTATGGATTTTTAATAGTTAGAGATAGTGGcctaatttattcattattttacctatttgttcattgattgattgattgactccTTCATTCGTTCATGCACACTATGCCTCAAGCATGATTCTAGATTCTCAGAATATAACAACTAAAACAGATGGTAATATTGCTGTCTTCTCAGGAGTGTATGTTACAGCAGGAGAAGCTATAATGAGTCTGTCCTTAACTATTATGGCACAAAATTAGGAATCCAGGCTGTGGAGAATGGATAGAAATAGCATTGTACTAAGAATAATATTTATGGCTATATGATTATCTAGAGGAGTGCCACTCATAAAATTGTCTCTGGGGCTAAGAAGGAGGATGAGCGATGATaatcttaaaattcttttaaagctTTCAGAGTCTGTGATTTCATGAGTGCTAGCTAGATATGTTTGGTTATTCTCTACTTTTgggctcagtttccttatttgcaaaGGAGAAAGTAGGATATTTGTGCATCTAGTCTCCCGGGTTAGTAGTGAGGACCAAATGTCTTACTATACACACAAGAGCTTTGGAAACTTTCAAGCAGCTGAGAGTAGTTATTACAATGATGATGGTAGTGCAATGACCAAATGGAGTTGCTGCTTTTGCCATGAAGGGAACTGCCTTTTTTGGTCTCCTGGAGGGCCGTATCTATGGAATTCATTACCCTAGCACGTGAAGCAGTTCAAATCTATCTTTACAGCAATTTCTCCAAAGCTTCTAAAGTACTCACAATAAGTGCTCCCCAAAATGGATATCCCGTGAGGACAACAAGGGGAAATCTTTGGGAGAAACGGATGTAATTAAGTACAAACATAGTTCCAAGGCCCACAATGATTAGAGCAAGCAGGATCTGGGTAGCCTGTGAGGAGAGAAATGGGTACATGAGGTTACAAGTATCCAAGCCCCTGTGGGCTACCCCAGGTCCCTCAGGGTGTGCCTCCATGGCACACTTTTCCCTCCATCCAAATGCCTTCCTCTCTTATTTGTCAATCATTCTCAGATTGTTAAGAGACTCAGTTCAAtgtgtttccttttcactttgCTTGCCTGGATCCTTCAACTTCAAATCCttcacttttattctttattattttctctcctccctgGGGTTACCAATTAATCTTATATCAGACAGATTTGAGTACGTGTCTGACTACCCCCAGATTATAAGCTTCTTGAGCACAGGGACTACAAACTATTCacctttacattttgtttttcttctgtctcaCCTGTTTCCTATTATTATCCTAACAGCCCCCACCCCCGCATTTTCCAGCATTCAGTATAGGCTTTTGGAATTGGGGCTTATTCCAGTtgtctaaaagttttaaaagtctgATGAGTGGAGAACCTGGGATGAGCTTGTATTTCACCTTCCGTTCATCCAAGGACCCAACTAGGGAGGAGAATAGGCCAGTGGGCCTATCAGCTTGCAGGAGTCTGCAGGGAAAAGAATAGCAGCAGTGGTTCTCAGGGCGCAACTTCTCTAGCAGTCTAGATTTTGTCCCCAGGCCACATCTCTGGGCTATGGCACCCCAAGTAATGATTTTTGCTGTTTGTACAAAGGATGGAGGCTGTGCATACAGCTCTCCCCTGGGTGCATTTGTGATGAAAAACGTTGTATATGCCTTATCATTTGGTTCACTGTGGAGCTTTGAATATGGATTTTGAAGCACTCCCAGTTCCTTTAAGAGCACGAAGGGGAAGTCAAACTTCTGCACTTAAGGTTTCTTAGCTTCAAGGGAGGTTCCACCACACCCTGAAGTCACTTCCtcaatgagatattttaaaaagttatactaGTTTCTTGCTTCCCCCTCTGCTGGGATTCAAAGATCAGTACTAATTTCTCATGAAACGTGAAGGGGGAAAAGTAGAATTAACTCCCTCCCTGAAAATAATAGCACAGAGGTATCTCTGCAGACATACATGAATAAATGagcttctttccttccctttgggAGGATCTATTGATTGGAGAGGACTTACCCCCAAGACTCTTGGCTCTCCCTTCAGAAAATCCAGCAGAGAGCTATGAGGTCTGTAGGGAAATGCAGTCCATACAGTTTCATTTGGTTTTACATTGATGACGTGAGTTGGCCTTTTTTCCTGGGATGGTGACTCCATGATTCAATGCAGAACTCTAGTAAGAGAAAGAGTGAGCAAACATTGCTGCCCAGATCATGGCCTACCTCTCCACCAGAGTCACATGGAGCCTTTAGAGATGAGCCCTTAGTGATGACTCTACTCAGTAGTAGAACCTCAGAATCATAGTTGAGTCACAGAGTTTTAGAATTCTAGAGCATGCCCAGCCCCCCATCTTCCTGGTGAAAAGTACTGTATCCAGAAGGCCTCCTCTCTTGTCAATTTGCTTACAAACATATGGTAAACACAGAATAGATGGTATATACAAAACAAGTCCTTACACATATGTTCATGAGTTATAAAGGAACTAAAACTTATGGAATATTTCTTATGTTCCAGGAACTGTGTAGAAGGTGTTTTGTTTGTGTTGACATGCACTAacatttattctcttaacagttCTACAATGCTGAGACTGAGGAACAGCAAGGTTATGTCACCCAAAGGCATACGGGACGGGGGAAGGGGTAAACTCAACTTGCCCTGTCTCCAAAATCTATGTTTTCTAAACTCAACTGTGCTTCTGCCCTCCTTCAAAAGGAGTTTCTCACTTTTACTTGATGAATTTTCTAACTTACTGTTTAACCATATTCCTCTGTATTATAAAAATCAGTAGTTAACTTTGAATCtcaatttttttccatctttattgaggtatatttgacaaaaattatatatatttagggtgtgctacatgttttgatatacatcGACATTccaaaatgattaccacaatccagctaattaacatatccgtCATCTCACGtagttatcttttttctttttctgtagtaAGAACATTTAAGAACATTGAACAATTCTTtgcattttcaaattaaaaaacaatcagTAGTAAAGATGCTATAGGACCAGATGGAGTTGCCCCTTTACAATAGATAATATTTTAGCTTTCATAAAGTTAAGTAAGACTAATGATAGTCAAATCCTTCCTAGTTTGAACTACACAAATACtaattaaaacaacagaaactgcCTTTAGAAATTTTGCTTCCCATATTGATCCTTTTTATTCCTAAATTTGTTACAATTTTAACTATGAGATCATGAAGGCAAATTGTTTCATAAAACTAAAACCAATGTATACACATAATAACTTATTTCCTGGTTTGTAGGGACCATGGATAGCAGGGTGTCTCAAAATTAGCACTGATGGCATTTGGACTCAATCATTCTTTGTTGTAGAAAGTtatgatatgtattttttaaactatgctactcttcaagtttatttaggaaaCCTCATATGCATAGAGAATGCAAAGTTAAACTGCAGCCACACTGGAATTTCCATAATTGCCCAAGAAATTGAGTTTAATGCAGCGGTCCACATAGAACATATTACACAAAGAACAGACAAGATAATTGCGGCAATGACTGGGAAGAAAGAATATGCCCATGTGGTACAAAGTGCAGGGGTGATGATCTGAATTACAAAATTGTGCTATAGATCAAAATAGAGGTAATACCCAAACAAACAGacattattattttcagtgtGAACACTATTTGGCTCCAagttagaaacagaaaacatgccACTCAGAGACAGATTATCTGTAACTTGTTAAGAAGACTAAGATGCCTTCATTGACTCCTTCcctgaaataatagaaaagaacatAGTTTATGTGCcgactaaatatttattttatttatttatttaaaataaatgaattcaaagaCTATATgtagtccatttttatttttatttatttattttatttattttgagatggagttttgttcttgtaggccaggctggagtgcaatggtgcagtctctgctcactgcaacctctgcctcccgggttcaagtgattcttctgcctcagcctctcgggtagctggaactacaggcacgcactgccgtgcccggctaattttttgtatttttaatagagatggggtttcaccttgttgaccaggctggtctcgaactcctgacctcaggtgatctgcccacctcggcctcccaaattgctaggattacaggcatgagccactgtgccaggccaagaaGGCcgttttaaaacaataaaatgagcGCCACTGGTTGGTGCCACAGGTTTGCAGAGATTTGGGTTTACATGGTACGATTCATGGGAGGCAGGGACATGCTTGCTGTGTGTTCAGAGGTAACCCTGAGCACTTGAGAAACTCTCTTTGCTGCCTTCCACCTAATGGCTCATGAAAAAGGGCCCAGCAGATCTGTTTCTCAGAGAGTGGCCAGAGCAGAGTAGTTTAATTATATAtagtctttcatttttaattaaagggTTCTTATAATCcctaatatgtaatatttaagcAATATGAGTGTGAAAATAATACAGAAACAGCCTGCAGAGTCACACGACTTACCAAATTCATACTAGTATGAGTGCACATTTTCCCTTCTTTAGATCACCTTCTGCTCAGTTTACCCAAAGCAGTTTCTAAAGTTGATGACCATTTTGGAAGACTGGCTAATAACATTTTACTGGCTTGGGCTTTGAGGAAATTATTTTCAAGAGAAATGAGTTGTAGTAAACGACTCATGTAAATGACGAATCATAGTAAACAAACActaaacaaaaagtttttttgtttttttttttaagtttatttcatGGTATCTAAAATGGCTGAGATTTCAGGAAAGTCTAATCACACTTGACCATGAGCGTTGGGttgcttttccttcctctgaGGCCAAGAGTTGCTTATGTCCAAGACTGTGAAGAACTCTTTTTGACCTGCTGGATATGATCTTGTGACTGGGTCAAGGGAAATGAACTCTAGAAAACATATAATTGGttagaatttttaaacttttgattttgattttggagACTAAAAAAAATAACTCATAATACATTTTCCCCAAGTTTTGTGTAGTACTAGTTCTTCCAGCTTTGCCATAATATGGAATTGCAGCaatattagttaaaaataatgcCGTTCTCCAGTCTgctaattattttactatgtttAAATAGGATCATAGTTAAATCATACTTCATCCAAATTCTAtaagcacttcttttttttgttgttgtagccTTTaggggaaatgaaaatattttaaaattataacatcaAGAGCTAAGGGGATGTAAGAAAGAGCACAAGGAAGCATAAACAGGACAGAGACGTTCTAGTAAAGTCTCATTACATTAACAAGGAAACTTGGCTAGGGAGACTCTCGGGAGGCGGGTGGCTGTGTTCATGATAAAAGTGAGGGGATACGCATTCTCATTTTCAGCCCAATAGTCTGTATCATTcattttctatgtaattttatCCAAGCCTTGGTTCTTTCATGAGGGGTTGCGCTATGTGATTTCTAAAGCCAATTAGCTTCATATTAAGCAATTCTCTAACTGGTCTACTTCCCAGTAGACACTAACTGATCCCAGATGACCAGAGTGTCCTCAGGAAGGAGCccatttatttaaactttttttttttttttttttttgaggctgagtctcactctgtcacccaggctgcagtgcagtggtgggatctcagctcactgcaacctccacctcctgggttcaagcaattcttctgcctcagcctcccaagtaggtaggactgcaggcatgtgccacagtgcccggctaattttttgtatttttagtagagacggggtttcactgttaactcatttttttaattataaaagtggCCTTCCACGTGCACCTCATGAACAATAATTGATTCTTCTTTTTGTCACTTTTGAGCCTGGATTATTGTAGCCTGGACCTGGGACAGAGCAGGTATCATGCAACATGTCAGCATACTCACCCCAGGGTTGTTGGAGTACAGCTGTTTCCACCAAAAGACAGAACTGTATGCAGCTAATAAGAGCTCCAGCACAGTGAAGACGAGCATCACCACTAGGACACCCTGCAAATCAGGACATGAATGGCTGGTACCCAACACAAGCTAGCTGTTATGCCTCACTAAGAGGAGACGGGGCGATGAGGCTCCAgcaatgcagagaaaaggggacaGGGAAAATTGCTTAATCCTCTTTTCTGCTTTCCCTTTCAGATTTCTGAATAGATGAAGGGAAATAAGCAGCAACTGCATCATCTCAGAACTTTGGTATCCTACCTAATGACAGATGAGAGTAATCTACCACTTACCTCtggttgctgttattattttctttttgactatGGTGCTTTTTATTGTCATGATGATATTTCTAGGTGTGTATTTGATTCTGTGTATCCTGCAGTGGTCTCAGTGCATTTCTTCAATCTGAAATCTCATGGTTTTATTAAATTCTAAAAGATTTCTAGTTATTTGCTTTTGCATATGCTCTCTCTTTTATAATCTCTTTCTGGGACTGATATCAGATATGTATTAAACCTCTCCACTTCCCTGCATCCACATGCCTTTTAGGCTTTCATCCGTCTTTTCCAAACACACATAATGTGTTGTGTTCTGTGTGATTTCATCAAATCTAAATTCCACTTCACTCTTTGTTTCCTTGAATATATTGAACCTGCTGTTTAACTGATctgctaagtttttaatttcaaagacaattttcatttccaattatgtgattccatttttttctcaaatgcacatatctttttttccctttactgtcctttttttttccattttggtttctattactttttttttttttttaaagacagggtctcattctgtcacccagtttagagtgcaatggtgcgctctcggctcactgcaacctgtgcctccccagttcaagcgattcccctgcctcagcctcccaagtagctgggattacaggcttgcaccaccattcctggctaatttttgtatttttagtagagaaggggtttcaccatgttggccaggctggtctcaaactcctgacctcaggtgatccgcctgcctcagcctcccaatgtgctggaattacaggtgtgagcgaccgcgcctggcctggtttctgttactttttaaacatttttaatgatttaaaacgTATTTTCATAATAGCCGTtttcaaattattatattatCTACAGTTCTTGAGCTTCTGACTTTCATGTTTCCCCATTTGCTGCCGCTTCTCGTTTTTTCGTGTTGTTGTTATGTTTCTCATAATATTTTGGTTATTAGATAACTGCAGTGTGTAGATGGTGGTAGTGGTAGGGTTCTTTGATAGGGAGGCATCTTATAAGTTAGGTTTATGGACATCTCCTTCGATAGTAGTTTTAGATTTGATTCTGCGAGAACCTGAGAAGTTTCACATATCTTGTAGCAGTTTTTAACTTAATCCCTTTATTTGAGGTTCCCCTATTTTACATGTAATTATGAATTCGGATGGCACACTTCCACAAAGCTTAGTGAGCTGATGGAAGGTTTTCTTGAAACTTCTTGGGATGTTGGGCAgaattttcttcatattattttcacAAATTGAGTAAATACTCAGTTTCAGCTTTCAACATTTTTGCATGGTACTCAAAATGAGCTCTATGGTCCTGCCCAATGCCAGATCTTGTCATGGATGTTAAAACTGTGTGAGCCTAGCCTCTAACACCAATATTCCTATCCAGACTTCCTTGTGTTTTTTGGCCTTAGCTCTTGTTTAATGATTTGGCTTTAGGATCCTTCTTAGCTTCTGGAACCTAAGACATCTTtcttctttgatttgtttttccttctgccctCCCTTCTTCTTCCAACCTTggctgtatattttttaatttttaaaatttcgttACTTTTGTTCAGGTAATTGCTGTGTTAATTAACAAAGAGTAGGCCTTTAGAGTCGGCTTAGTCTGCTATGTTGCATCTTCTCTGATATTGTGGGAAGGTCTTTTGGACTCCAGTTGTCTCAGAATGGGAGGCAGTTTGAGGtaatgaaattcattttctttaaattaaaccCCCAATATGCCTCTCCCACCCCCATTGCTTTACCAGATGTCTGTCCTGCACCAGGATGACACTATCTACCAGGTTTCCTCCAGACGGGTCTCTGTGCTCTTCTACTTCCTCAAGCTCCTGAACCAAAAGGGTTGCTTTTGACAATCTCTGCATCACATGAGCAGACCCACAGGAGTGCAAAAGCTTGCACACATTTTATGAGGTTTGTGAAACAGATGGATCCAAGGGAATGAGAGATACTGCCTTGGGCTCCCTGTGCTCCTACTAGGAGGATTCATAGAGGAAGAACTCTTTCTTCTTAAAAGGCCACTGGTTTATGGTTTTAACACCATGATCCTATATTTATAGGATTGAATAAGCAAGGCTTGTCACCACGAACAGGAAGTGATCATCAAGTTTGGGAGAAAGGTGCCAACAAAATGCTGCCCAGAAAGGTTGACATTTTTTCTAGAAGTCAAATCTGTGATAGGCTGTCTCCCTTCCCACCACTCTCTGTCAGCCCTGTTGGACCAAAGTACAAAATAACTATGTATTTGGACTTAAGGTTCAAGTTCTGTGCCTAACATAATGTGGCATACAGGCTTGCATTTGAAGATTAGATTAAATACCATACAGCCTCTCCTAGTCCTCAATTCACTGATGATCAGAAGACAAGCATCTTTAAGGGGTAGGGGCATCCAACCCCTGGAAAAGAATCCAAAAGAGATAATCCCAAATTCAAATATAATTCAAATGAAGACTATTTCTGCCTGTGATGAGTAGGGAGAAGCCTGTTCAACAAAGGATGTACTTTAAGAGTTAAACCCATTGAGGTTGGAATGTTTGTGATAAGAAAGACAGTGGAGGGACAGACTCCCTACTGTCCTTCTTGATTTCCTCTTTGGACTTTATATAGTACATCCCCCACACCACGCAGTCGGCAGACAGGCCTCTTCTAACCacaggtttttgtttatttctgcctgtCTCCAGGCATTCAGACTGACAGGACCAGAGACTGCCAGAAAAGCAGAGATTATGCAAAGGGGAGACACAGAGATTTCACATGACAGAATGTTCAATCTGAAACTACTCACTGTTAAACTGACACTGGTCAGGAGACAATCTTTGATTTCATATATTGGATAATAGTACTCCGAATAAGGCAATGAGGATAGATAATCCGTTTCTGAGCCACAATGTTGAGAGGCAGTCCTCAGAGCTACCACGCTGTCAGCAAGGAGGAAGAGGCCTGCCCCTGCAGTAACGGAACTCACTGCATTTGAGGTCAGGCTGCTCAGGTCCTGGAAGAGAAACTCTGCATTGGGTTCTCATCACAGAATCAGCACGTGACACTATTAGTCCTCTGTCCATTGTACTGCCATGGTGCTTCCTTGGGTCTGTTTCCTTCCTGTTTCCTTGTGTGGGCACAAactgtgttttattcatctttgtatc
Coding sequences within:
- the MS4A7 gene encoding membrane-spanning 4-domains subfamily A member 7, which encodes MLLQSQTMGIFDSFTPKGITIPQREKPGHKYQKEDYLQSGLPTEATVLGTVQILCCLMISSLGAILVFAPYPSHFSPAISTTLMSGYPFLGALCFGITGSLSIISGKQSTKPFDLSSLTSNAVSSVTAGAGLFLLADSVVALRTASQHCGSETDYLSSLPYSEYYYPIYEIKDCLLTSVSLTGVLVVMLVFTVLELLLAAYSSVFWWKQLYSNNPGSSFPLTQSQDHIQQVKKSSSQSWT